The genome window ACCGCAATTTGCGATTTTCCTACCGCACTTGCTCCTTGACCCAGCTTCTCGACATTTTTACCCAGCAACCTCAGATAAATGACACCCGTGAATGCGCCCATCAAATAATTCAGAGCTACATTCAAGTCATAAAAAAACCACACCGCTGGAAAGATGAGTCCCATCAGAACAATCGTTGTGACGATCAATTCACGCTGTAGAGCGTAGTACTCGTCCATAGATTGCGAAGAAGAACCTTCTTCAACCTCTACGGGGGGCTGTTCGATCGCATCAACACTGGCTTGAGGGATATCCTCCATAGCAAAAATGGTTAAACTGAAGTTTTCGACAATCTGCCAGGAAATTCAGCTCGAATGCAGTATTCAAAGCGCTTCCGTGGCAAAACTAAACCACTGGAGATCATATCACGAGGGGGTAACAATACTTAAAAATCGGAAAGCGAGGATTTGATTGAGGGGCTGGAACGGGCCAAAAAAGGGGCTTCAAAGGGCCTGTCAGGCTGGGGTGGTGGGATGCTTGCCTAGCCTTGCAATCCTGCGATCGCGACTTGCAGAAAACGCAACCAACTGGGTGCGACCATGAGCTTGAGGTAGGCTTGGGCAGTTTGTTTGAGATTGCGGTGATCGACAAACCAGGTGGGCAAGGTGAGGGGGCGGAACGGGAGGGAGAGGACTGATTTTTGGGGATGGTCGAATAGGTAAGTATTGTGGACAAAGCCTTGACCGGATTGGATGTGGTGCAGGGGGTTGCCAGGAA of Alkalinema sp. FACHB-956 contains these proteins:
- a CDS encoding ATP synthase subunit I; translation: MEDIPQASVDAIEQPPVEVEEGSSSQSMDEYYALQRELIVTTIVLMGLIFPAVWFFYDLNVALNYLMGAFTGVIYLRLLGKNVEKLGQGASAVGKSQIAVFVGVMILATQLKQLSILPIFLGFLTYKATLIIYTLRILLVPDRSANS